The Streptomyces laurentii region CACAGGCCGTATCCCGCAGGACGTGCAGCCCTACCTCGCCGGCCTCGTCCAAGAGACCGCGCTCACCACCGGCCAGGTCGTCGTTTCCCTCCAGATCCTCGAGGACCGCGGCTGGATCTCCCGCCCGTCGCGCCGCGTGCGGTGGGACGACGCCCCCATCGGCCTCACTATCCCGGCACCGATCCTGCGCCGCCTGCGCAAGGCACACCGCCAGGACTGACCGGCCCCGGGCCGGGGCCGCGCGCCCCGGCCCGCCCGGTCCCACCCGCACCGACCGAGAGGCACCCCGTGGACGTCGAGCAGCACCCGAGGACCGGCAGCGTGCCGCACACCTTCGGCAACATGCTCGCCCGCCAGTGGGCCCCCGCGCTGCCCCGGCAGCTGACCGGCGGCTTCCTCACGCTGCTGTACGCAATGCGCGCCCTGGCGTCGGCAGACGGCCGCCTGCGCTACGAACGCGACGGTAAGGCCATCACGATCCAGCAGATCGCCAAGGCATGCCGCAGCGACCAGAAGGACGTACGCGACTACCTGCGGGCTGCCATCGCCGCCGGCGTCGTCGGCATCGTCGCGGACCCGAGAGGCAGCGGCCAGACCCTGGGCCGCGCCACCACCTACACCCTGCTCCTGTGCCCCGCCCCGGACTGGGAGCGCGCCGCCGGCATCGTGTGGGTCGCCCAACAGGTGAAAGCGGAGAAGCGCGCCGCCCGGGCCGCCCGCAAGGCCGCCGCTGACACCCCGCCTGCCCCGGCGACCTCGGGGGACAGTGCCCCGACGTCCACCACGTCCTCCTCGGGGGACAGTGCCCCGACGTCCACCATGCCCTCCTCGGGGGACAGTGCCCCGACGGTGGTCGGGGGACAGTCACCCGAGGGGGTCGGGGGACAGTGCCCCGACCACCCAGGAAGTACCCATGTACTACCCCATGAGATGGCTGAGGTAGTACCTCAACCACAGGACGCACACGGGCGCGCGAGCGAGGAGACGAACCCTCAGCAGCCCGAGAAGCACCGCCGCTGCGCGGACGGATGCGGCCAGCCGGTCATCCGCCCCGACCGCACGCGGTGCACCGGATGCGAGCGCCGCGCCCAACGCGCCGCCCAGGGGCCGCAGAAGGCCGTCCAGGGCGCTTTTCTGATGGCCATACCCGCCGGTCCCGGGCCGGACTCGGCGGACGTCCCACCAGCCCGCCAGGACCCTCGTCCCCCGGCTGACCCGTTCACGCCTCTGCGGACCTGCGACTGCGGACGCCAGTACCGCGCCCCCGCGCCCGGCCGCTGCCCCGACTGCCTCGACGCCGCCGTACGCGAACAGGCCACCCGCACCGGATGAACACCCGACCCAGGAGACCGCGATGACCCAACCCCACGGCACCACGCCCTGCCCCTCGTGCGCCCTGCCCGTCCGATGGGCCGTCACCGCCGCCGGCCGCCGCCAGGCCCTCAACCCGGCCCCCGACGGCGGCGGCAACCTCGCCGCCTACACCGACGCCACCGGCCGCCTGCGCGTCCGCGCGCTCACCACCGAACGTCCCGTCCCCGACCACGTCGAGTGGCGCGCCATGCCCCATGTCGCCACCTGCGTCCGGCCCACGCACCAGAGGCAGCAGCGATGAACCACACCCCCGCCTCGATCGCCGAGAAGGCTCTCGCCCGCCTCGGCGCCCGCATCATCCGCAGCGAGGACGTGCCCGACGGCACGTTCGGCGGCGCCCCGCTCCACCCGTGCCCCGCGACCCTTCAGCCGCTCCGCGCCTGGACCACGCAGGAGCAGCACGAACACCGCCGCATCCTCGCCGACGCCCTCACCGGGTGGAGCTGGCACGACGACTACGCCGAAACTCGCCGCGCCCGTGAACGCGAGCGCTACCGCCGCACCACCACCGCCTGAAGGAGCAGCACATGGCCGGCCCGTACTACGCCGACGAGGCGGTGACCCTCCACCTCGGTGACAGCCTCGACATCCTCCCCACCCTCCCGACAGCGTCCGTCGACGCGATCGTCACGGACCCGCCCTACGAGATCGGCGTAGCCGGCCGCGCCTGGGACACCACCGGCATCGCCTACTCCGTGCCCCTGTGGGCCGAGTGCCTGCGCGTCCTCAAGCCCGGCGGAAACCTCGCCGCGTTCGGGGCGCCACGGACCTACCACCGCATGGCGTGCGCCGTCGAAGACGCTGGGTTCCGCGTCATCGACCAGCTCGATTGGATCTACACCCACGGCAAGCCCAAAGGCACCAACCTGGCCCGCGCCATCGACCGGCGCCGCGACGACCGCGAGCAGGTGCTGCAGGTCACCGCGTGGCTGAAGGCGGCCCGGGACGCCGCCGGCTGGAGCAGTGCTCAGCTGAATGACCTGTTCGGGTTCGCGGTCGGCGGGCAGGCTCAGCACTGGACCACCCAGGGCGTCGCTGCCGCTGTGCCGACCCGCAAGCAGTGGGACCGTCTCGTCGACACGCTCGACCTGGACGACTCCAACATCCGCCCCGTGGTGGAAGGCCTGTGGGCCCGGAAGGGCACGGTCGGGGAAGCGTTCGGCCGGCGCGAGGTCATCAGCGAACGGCAGGAGGCGGTGCGGGAGACCGGGCATTACAAGGGCTACTCCGGACACCGCATCAAGTCGCGTGCAGCATCCGACGAGGCCCGCCGCTGGGAGGGCTGGAATACCACCCTGAAGCCCGCCCACGACCCGATCCTCCTCGCCCGCAAGGGCACCGGGTTCGACACCCTCACCGCGTCCGTCCTCAAGCACGGCACCGGAGGGCTCAACACCACTGGCTGCCCCTCATCCGGCGGCGGCTGGCCCACCAACATCCTCTTGGGCCACGACTGCCCGCCCAGCGGCTGCCTGGCCAACTGCCCTATCCGCGAAGTCGACGCAGCAGCCCGCAGCTTCCCGATCTTCCAGCTTGCATCCCGCACCCCGGCAACCCAGCGCGTCACCGTCGACGGTACGGCCCATGACACCCCCAAGCCTCTGGGCCTCATGCGGTGGCTGATCCGCCTCATTACGCCGCCCGGCGGCCTCGTCCTCGACCCTTTCGCAGGCTCTGGTACCACCCTGCTCGCCGCTCTCGATGAAGGCGCGAGCGCGATCGGTGTCGAGCAGCACGAGCCCTACGCCCGCATCACCACCGCCCGCCTCGAAGGCCGCTACCCCAGCCTCTTCGACAACGCCTGAGCGTGGCCCTGCCCACCTGCCGCAAGTCGGCCACCCGAGAGCCCCGGGGTGGCCAGCCCAGACCCTACCCACCACCGCACGGAGCCACCATGACCACCTGCGGGCACTGCGACACCGCACTCGCGGACCGCTGCCTCTGCCCCGGCTGCACCCGGGATCTCGCCACCCGCCTCCGCCGCATGCCGCTCCTCTACCGCGCGCTCGCAGGCTTCCTCGCTCCCTCGACGGCCCGCGCGCCCGGGGGCAGCCGCACCAGCCGTGCAGAGGCCCCGCTACCGGTCTGCGAGCGCGTGCTCGACCTCCGCGGGCCCGGCGGCATCGTCGGCATCCTCGAGGACTGGGTGACTGCCATGTACCGCGACCGAGGCCAGACCGCGTCGCGCGTCCAGGGCAGCGTCGAGCAGCGCGTCACCCGCGCTGCCAGCACCCTCGCCCGCAACTGCCCGGCCCTCGCCGCCGAATGGCCCGCCATCGGCGACCTCGCCCGCGAACTCCAGGCTCTTGAGCGGGATATCGCGAGCATCACCGGCATCGTCGGCAGGCCCCGCGGGCAGCGTCTTGGGCCCTGCCCCGCCCAGTACGACGACGGCACCCTCTGCGGCGCCACCCTCCGCCTCCAGCCCGACACCACCGTCGTCACCTGCCGCTGGTGCGGAACCACCTACCCGCCGGCCACCTGGACCGACCTCCGCACCCTCATCGAGCAGACCGCCGCCTGACACACGACGGCCCCGGCAGAGCTGACATCTCCGCCGGGGCCAGCCACCCCTGACAGCACCAGGAGCAGCACATGACCGATCGTACGCACCTTCCCCAGCCCGACGACGCCCTCCGCCGCGCCCGCCACGACGAGGCCGTCCGTACCGGGCTCCTCTGGATCGCCGACCGCATCGCCGCCCGCCGCCCCCACGTCTTCATGACCGCGTCCGGCCGCGAGGCCATCGCCCTGTCCGCCGCCTACGAGCAGCACCCCGCGGACGAGACCGCCGCCGAGACCCTGGAGCGGGAACTGCTGCTCCGCATGCCGCACGTCGACAGCCCGTTCACCCGCGCCGACTACGCCCTCGTGCTGCGCCGCGCCGCCGGACGGGACGACGCCTGATGGCCACCACCGTCGACCCGCGCGCCGCCCGCCGTGAGCGCGTGCGCCAGCTGAGCGCCACCGGCGCCAGCACCCGCACCATCGCCAAGGAGCTACGCGTGAGCAAGGACACCGTCCGGCGCGACATGGCGCACCTGAAGCAGCAGCCTGACCAGCAGGAAGCGCCAGATGCGCCGACACCTACGGCGCTGGCGAACGCCCGGCGCGCCACGCTGGCGCGCCGCGAAGACGCCGGCGCAGACGCCGTGCGCCACCTCGGCGCCGCCGTGGCGCAGGTGGCGCACATCGACCTCCCCTGCATCATCGCCAGCCGTGAGGTGGGCCGGCAGTGGGCCGCCGAGCTGCGCGCCCAGGCCGCCGCGCTCGCCTCCATCGCCGACACCCTCGCCCGCTACTACCCCGACGCATCCGCCTGATTGTCAGACCGCGCCCCTACTCTGGCGCTGTCCTTCATCCACGCGACTGGCTGCTCGCTGCGACTCGGACCTGCCCCGCCGGGCGCTGTTCTGGCGGGGCACCGGAGATCACCATGAACACCCCGCTCATCGTTGACACCCACGCCGCCCACGCCGCCACCGGCACCCACCCCGGCACCATCCGCCAATGGCTCCGACGCGGACACCTGACCCACCACGGACACGACCGCGCTGGCCGCGCCCTGGTTGACCTCAACGAGCTCCGAGCACGCCTTGCAGACAAGGCAGCTTGAACCCACGCTGATCAACTGTCACACTGACCCCGTGTTCGGCATGCCCGGACACGGACAGGCCCGCCATCGTGCGGGCCTTCGCCCTTTCTCCCCCTCCCCCTGGCATGCCCGAGCCTGCGGGTACCCCCCGGGGGGGGCGGTCCCCCCACCCCCTGGGGTCTCCCCCCGCCCACCTGCCCCCGGGAGCCCCCATGCCCACCCGGCCCCCCACCCGGTGTGCTGAGCCGGGATGCCGCGCTCTCGTACCGCGCGGGCGCTGCGACGAGCACAAGCCTGTGGCCTGGGCTGGGCGCGACGACAAGGCCGCGCGCTACGGCGTCAGTTCCGGGCGATGGCGCACGCTGAAGCGACGCGTCACCGCGAGGGACAGCGGATGCTGCTACCGCTGTGGCATCGAGCAGCCCGACGCCGAAGACGATCCTGACGGCGAGCACCAGCACCAGCTCGACCACATCATGCCGATATTCGAAGGCGGAGCCGTCGAAGACCTCGGCAACCTCGGGTTGATCTGCGTCGACTGCCACGAGGCCAAGTCCAAGGCCGAGGCTGCACGAGCCAACCGGGCACGCCGCCGCTCCTGACCCGGCCCGTTCGGCGTACGGCCAACGGCCGTGCAACCGGAGCGGCAAGAGGCCGGCGCCCGGTCCGACACCGCGAGCCGACCCGCCGGCCCCTCCCCCCCCGGGGGTAGGGGAGTTCAGATTTCCAGGGTGAATTTCAGGGGGCCCGGCGCCGTCAGCTCGGCGCGTGCGTGCACAGAATCGCGAAGGGGGGTCCCCAGCATGGGCAGGACTGCGCAGCCCGCCGCCCTGAAGTTGATCAAGGGCCGGGCGCCCGGCAAGGACTCCGCCGGCCGGGACGTGAACCCGGGCCCGGCGTTCAAGCGCATCCCGCCGCAGGCCCCGAGCTGGCTGTCCGATGAGGCCCGCGCGGAGTGGGACCGCGTGCTGCCCGGTCTGTCCCGGCTGGACCTGCTGAAGCCCGAGGACCGGGCGGCGCTGGCCGCGTACTGCGAGGCGTGGGCCGTGTTCCGGGAGGCGACGGAGACCGTGCAACGCGACGGGCTGACGATCGAGGCGAAGCAGGGCACCCTGCCTCACCCGGCGGTCGGTATCGCGCGGGCGGCCGGCCGGGAACTGCGGGCATGGGCCGCTCACTTCGGCCTGACTCCCAGCACGGAGCAGGCCCTGGCGAGGGGGTCTGAGAATGAGCCGGACCCCGACAACCCCTTCAACTGACTTCC contains the following coding sequences:
- a CDS encoding hypothetical protein (identified by MetaGeneAnnotator; putative;~sequence version:1), yielding MSTTIPTPADVFRRQAHPLIAPGPHDPAADGPFRALYERGITGSRMIRNTKLVALTLASHADWATGRIPQDVQPYLAGLVQETALTTGQVVVSLQILEDRGWISRPSRRVRWDDAPIGLTIPAPILRRLRKAHRQD
- a CDS encoding hypothetical protein (identified by MetaGeneAnnotator; putative;~sequence version:1), whose product is MDVEQHPRTGSVPHTFGNMLARQWAPALPRQLTGGFLTLLYAMRALASADGRLRYERDGKAITIQQIAKACRSDQKDVRDYLRAAIAAGVVGIVADPRGSGQTLGRATTYTLLLCPAPDWERAAGIVWVAQQVKAEKRAARAARKAAADTPPAPATSGDSAPTSTTSSSGDSAPTSTMPSSGDSAPTVVGGQSPEGVGGQCPDHPGSTHVLPHEMAEVVPQPQDAHGRASEETNPQQPEKHRRCADGCGQPVIRPDRTRCTGCERRAQRAAQGPQKAVQGAFLMAIPAGPGPDSADVPPARQDPRPPADPFTPLRTCDCGRQYRAPAPGRCPDCLDAAVREQATRTG
- a CDS encoding hypothetical protein (identified by MetaGeneAnnotator; putative;~sequence version:1), whose translation is MTQPHGTTPCPSCALPVRWAVTAAGRRQALNPAPDGGGNLAAYTDATGRLRVRALTTERPVPDHVEWRAMPHVATCVRPTHQRQQR
- a CDS encoding hypothetical protein (identified by MetaGeneAnnotator; putative;~sequence version:1): MNHTPASIAEKALARLGARIIRSEDVPDGTFGGAPLHPCPATLQPLRAWTTQEQHEHRRILADALTGWSWHDDYAETRRARERERYRRTTTA
- a CDS encoding DNA methylase (identified by MetaGeneAnnotator; putative;~sequence version:1), with protein sequence MAGPYYADEAVTLHLGDSLDILPTLPTASVDAIVTDPPYEIGVAGRAWDTTGIAYSVPLWAECLRVLKPGGNLAAFGAPRTYHRMACAVEDAGFRVIDQLDWIYTHGKPKGTNLARAIDRRRDDREQVLQVTAWLKAARDAAGWSSAQLNDLFGFAVGGQAQHWTTQGVAAAVPTRKQWDRLVDTLDLDDSNIRPVVEGLWARKGTVGEAFGRREVISERQEAVRETGHYKGYSGHRIKSRAASDEARRWEGWNTTLKPAHDPILLARKGTGFDTLTASVLKHGTGGLNTTGCPSSGGGWPTNILLGHDCPPSGCLANCPIREVDAAARSFPIFQLASRTPATQRVTVDGTAHDTPKPLGLMRWLIRLITPPGGLVLDPFAGSGTTLLAALDEGASAIGVEQHEPYARITTARLEGRYPSLFDNA
- a CDS encoding hypothetical protein (identified by MetaGeneAnnotator; putative;~sequence version:1) codes for the protein MTTCGHCDTALADRCLCPGCTRDLATRLRRMPLLYRALAGFLAPSTARAPGGSRTSRAEAPLPVCERVLDLRGPGGIVGILEDWVTAMYRDRGQTASRVQGSVEQRVTRAASTLARNCPALAAEWPAIGDLARELQALERDIASITGIVGRPRGQRLGPCPAQYDDGTLCGATLRLQPDTTVVTCRWCGTTYPPATWTDLRTLIEQTAA
- a CDS encoding hypothetical protein (identified by MetaGeneAnnotator; putative;~sequence version:1); this translates as MTDRTHLPQPDDALRRARHDEAVRTGLLWIADRIAARRPHVFMTASGREAIALSAAYEQHPADETAAETLERELLLRMPHVDSPFTRADYALVLRRAAGRDDA
- a CDS encoding hypothetical protein (identified by MetaGeneAnnotator; putative;~sequence version:1) — encoded protein: MATTVDPRAARRERVRQLSATGASTRTIAKELRVSKDTVRRDMAHLKQQPDQQEAPDAPTPTALANARRATLARREDAGADAVRHLGAAVAQVAHIDLPCIIASREVGRQWAAELRAQAAALASIADTLARYYPDASA
- a CDS encoding hypothetical protein (identified by MetaGeneAnnotator; putative;~sequence version:1) is translated as MNTPLIVDTHAAHAATGTHPGTIRQWLRRGHLTHHGHDRAGRALVDLNELRARLADKAA
- a CDS encoding phage endonuclease (HNH nucleases; HNH endonuclease signature which is foundin viral, prokaryotic, and eukaryotic proteins. The alignment includes members of the large group of homing endonucleases, yeast intron 1 protein, MutS, as well as bacterial colicins, pyocins, and...; cd00085;~Restriction endonuclease [Defense mechanisms]; COG1403;~identified by MetaGeneAnnotator; putative;~phage endonuclease [Streptomyces scabiei 87.22]), coding for MRAFALSPPPPGMPEPAGTPRGGRSPHPLGSPPAHLPPGAPMPTRPPTRCAEPGCRALVPRGRCDEHKPVAWAGRDDKAARYGVSSGRWRTLKRRVTARDSGCCYRCGIEQPDAEDDPDGEHQHQLDHIMPIFEGGAVEDLGNLGLICVDCHEAKSKAEAARANRARRRS
- a CDS encoding phage terminase small subunit (Phage terminase, small subunit; cl01525;~identified by MetaGeneAnnotator; putative;~phage terminase small subunit [Streptomyces scabiei 87.22]) encodes the protein MGRTAQPAALKLIKGRAPGKDSAGRDVNPGPAFKRIPPQAPSWLSDEARAEWDRVLPGLSRLDLLKPEDRAALAAYCEAWAVFREATETVQRDGLTIEAKQGTLPHPAVGIARAAGRELRAWAAHFGLTPSTEQALARGSENEPDPDNPFN